Part of the Thermomicrobiales bacterium genome is shown below.
GCGGCTACTACCTGGCGGTCAATCGTAACAAGCGCGGAATCGCGATCGACCTGAAGTCGGACGCAGGCCGCCAGATCGCGCTCGATCTCGTCCGCACCGCCGATGTTGTCGTCGAGAATTTCCGGGTCGGCGTCATGGAGAAGCTCGGCCTTGGCTATGACGAGCTTCGTGCCATCAAGCCCGACCTCATCTACTGCTCCATCTCCGGCTTCGGACGCTCCGGGCCGTACTCGTCACGCCCCGGCTACGACCTGATCGCCGAAGCAATGAGCGGCTTCATGAGCGTCACCGGCGAACCGGACGGCGTCGGCATGCGCGCCGGTGTCGCCATCGGCGACGTCACGACCGGCATGATGGCGTCGAACATGATCCTCGCCGCGCTTCTGCACCGCGAGCGCACCGGCGAGGGTCAACTCGTCGAGGCCGCCCTGCTCGACACTATCGTCGGCTGGCTGATCAACGCCAACCTCTACTACCTCATCACCGGCGAGAATCAGCCGCGCACCGGCAACGCCCATGCGCTCGTCGTGCCCTACCAGGAGTTTCAGGCTGCCGATCTGCCGATGATCATCACCGCCGGCAACGACCGTCTCTTCGCCGCATTGTGCGCCACCATCGGTCGCCCCGATCTGCCGGATGACCCGCGTTTCCGCACGAACTCCGACCGCATTGCCAATCGCCCCGAGCTCGCCGCACTCATCGAAGCCGAGCTGGCGCGTAAGCCCGCCGCGGAATGGGCCGAGCTGCTGGAGGCTGCCGGCGTCCCGTCCGCGCCGATCAACACGATGGCCGAAGTGTTCGCCGACCCACACGTCCGCGCTCGTCAGATGCTCGTCGAGGTCGAGCACGCCACGCTCGGCACGATCCAGCTACCCGGCGTGCCGATGAAGTTCAGCACAACCGACGCCGCCGTCCGCACCGCGCCGCCAGTGCTCGGCCAGCACACACGCGAGGTGCTGCGCGAGCGCTGCGACCTGGACGACGCCGCCATCGAAGCGCTCGCCGCTGCCGGAGTGATACAGGTCTGGGACGCGCCGCCGGCCAGTTAGTGCGCGATCAGGATCGGGCTGCGCTCGGCCTGGATGTGGACGTTCATCACTACCGGCAGGTCGGTGCGTAGTGCGCGAGTGAGCGCCGCCTGCAGGTCGCCGAGGTAGTGCAGGTCGTACCCCGCTGCGCCGAATCCGGCCGCCGCGATGTCGTAGCGTGCCTCGGCCAGCTCAGTTGCGACCTCGCGGCCCGCGCCGAAGCGATCGCGCTGCATGTGCCACTCCGCGCCCCAGCGAGCGTCGTTGCCGACGACGACGACAATCGGCAGTCCCAGCCGCGTCGCAGTCTCCATCTCGCTCAGGTGATACCCCGCCGAGCCATCGCCCACCAGCACGATCACCCGCGCGTCCGGCCGCTCCTGCTTGATCCCCAGCGCCATCGGAATGCCGCCGCCGATACCGCCGATCTTGGCCGTTGTGTGCATCTCATTGGGCGCATTCCGGAGCGCCACACGCACCCACTGCGCAAACTCGCCACCGTCGAAGACAACGATGTCATCCGGCGCGATCGCCTCGCGCACCGCCCAGGCGACCGTCAGCGGATGCAGCAGATCGTCCGTCTCTTCCGGTGCTGGCGGTGGTGGCGGAACAGTCCAGCGCGATCGCCATTCTGCTGTGCTATCCGCCTCGCGGACCTGCTCGGCGAGGAAGGCCAGCGCTTCGCTCGGCGGGTATTGCGCGCGGAGTGTGCCGTCCGGCAGGTTTGGCTCGCCCGGCGCATCGATCACCAGCAGCTCACCCTGCTGACCGACATGCCCGCGTGTCAGGAAATCGAGCGGTCCGAGCAGCAGCGTCACGTCGGCGTCCGCCAGATTCGCCGCCAGGTCGGCGTAGCGCGGATCGACCAGCCCGCGCGGTGCGTCAGCCACGATCGGCGCGACGCCCAGCGTCCAAGCCAGCTGCTCCAGCGCGACAGCCGCAGCCCCACGCGTAGCAGCTGGCCGCACGACGAGCGCCGGGCGCTTCGCGAGTCGCAGCTTCTCAGCGATCTGCAGCAGCGCGACGCGCGTGTCGGCAGACATCGATGGGTGGTGATAGGTGTAGGAAGACAGCGCGTTGTCAGAGACGGCAGCGTTCAGCACATCGACTGGCAGCGCGACGTGCACCGGACCCGGCACGCCTGCCTGCGCCAGTCGCGCCGCCTGCTGGATCGTCGCTCGCAGATCGGCGACGTTCGTCGGCTCGAATGTCGCTCGACACAGCGCCCCGGCGATCCGCGTCTGATCCACTTCCTGAAATGCGCCCTGCCCCTTCTGCGTCGATGGGCTGGCCCCGGAGAGGACGAGAACCGGCACCTCCATCGCCGACGCTGCGGCAATCCCCTGCAGCGCCGCCAGGAAGCCCGGACCAGCCGAGGTCAGCGCGACCGCCAGCTCGCCGGTCGTCGCCGCAGCGCCGGCTGCCGCGAAGAGCGCCGCCGTCTCATGGCGCATGTGCACCAGCGGAATCTCGAGTCGATCCGCCGCGTCGATCAGTTCCAGCACCTGATTGCCGGAGACACCGTACATCCGCCGCACGCCAAGCTCGGCGAGCTGTTCCGCTACGACCTCTGCCCCGATCATCCCTCACCGTCCTCCCTGTCTGCCCAACCTACCCGGACAGGCTACGTGACGCCCGCCTGCGACACAAGCGCCGGCCAGTTACGACGTTTGTCGGATGCGTCGCACAGCGCCTGGGACTACCATGAGCAGCATGACGTCCTGATACAGAGGGAGGCGCATCATGACTGCTACAGCCACTCGCCCGACCGACCGTGACGCCGCCGTCCGCGTTGGCAAGCTTGACGAGATCGCCAACCCGACCGTCATTTCCGGCGGTCGCCACGGCATCGCCGTCTTCGTCGCCGATGGCACACCCTACGCCGTCGACAATCGCTGCCCGCATATGGGCTTCCCGCTGCATCGCGGATCGGTTCGTGACGGCATCCTGACCTGCCATTGGCACCACGCCCGCTTCGACCTGCGCTCCGGCGGCACGTTCGACCCCTGGGCCGACGACGTGCGTACTTACGACGTCTGGCTGGATGGCGATGTCGTCGTCGTCGATCCGCGTCCGCGTGACGATGACCGTCGCGGGCGCTGGGTGCGCCGCCTCCACGATGGCATGGAGCAGAACCTCAACCTGCTGCTGGTGAAGTCCATCCTCGCGCTGCTCGATGACGGCGCGCCCGGCGCTGAGGTCGCCGCTGCCGGAGTCGAGTTCGGCTCCCGCTACCGCGAGCGCGGCTGGTCGTCCGGCCTCACTATCCTTGCCGCGATGACCAACATGCTCCCGCAGCTCGATCGCGAAGATCAGGTCCTGGCGCTCTATCACGGCCTCTCGAACGTCGCCCGCGACTGCTCCGGCCAGCCACCGCGCTTCCAGCTCGACCCGCTGCCCGGTTCCGACGTTGGCATCCCGCGCCTGACCACCTGGTTCCGCTCCTTCTGCGAGGTGCGCGATCGCGACGGAGCCGAGCGCGCGTTGGCCAGCGCTGCAGCCGCCGGTGCCACGCCGGTCGATTTGTCCCACATGCT
Proteins encoded:
- a CDS encoding thiamine pyrophosphate-binding protein — encoded protein: MIGAEVVAEQLAELGVRRMYGVSGNQVLELIDAADRLEIPLVHMRHETAALFAAAGAAATTGELAVALTSAGPGFLAALQGIAAASAMEVPVLVLSGASPSTQKGQGAFQEVDQTRIAGALCRATFEPTNVADLRATIQQAARLAQAGVPGPVHVALPVDVLNAAVSDNALSSYTYHHPSMSADTRVALLQIAEKLRLAKRPALVVRPAATRGAAAVALEQLAWTLGVAPIVADAPRGLVDPRYADLAANLADADVTLLLGPLDFLTRGHVGQQGELLVIDAPGEPNLPDGTLRAQYPPSEALAFLAEQVREADSTAEWRSRWTVPPPPPAPEETDDLLHPLTVAWAVREAIAPDDIVVFDGGEFAQWVRVALRNAPNEMHTTAKIGGIGGGIPMALGIKQERPDARVIVLVGDGSAGYHLSEMETATRLGLPIVVVVGNDARWGAEWHMQRDRFGAGREVATELAEARYDIAAAGFGAAGYDLHYLGDLQAALTRALRTDLPVVMNVHIQAERSPILIAH
- a CDS encoding CoA transferase, whose translation is MAGTLDGITVVDFSRVLAGPYCTMLLADMGADVIKIEQPGKGDDTRAWGPPYLGDQSGYYLAVNRNKRGIAIDLKSDAGRQIALDLVRTADVVVENFRVGVMEKLGLGYDELRAIKPDLIYCSISGFGRSGPYSSRPGYDLIAEAMSGFMSVTGEPDGVGMRAGVAIGDVTTGMMASNMILAALLHRERTGEGQLVEAALLDTIVGWLINANLYYLITGENQPRTGNAHALVVPYQEFQAADLPMIITAGNDRLFAALCATIGRPDLPDDPRFRTNSDRIANRPELAALIEAELARKPAAEWAELLEAAGVPSAPINTMAEVFADPHVRARQMLVEVEHATLGTIQLPGVPMKFSTTDAAVRTAPPVLGQHTREVLRERCDLDDAAIEALAAAGVIQVWDAPPAS